Proteins from one Sarcophilus harrisii chromosome 2, mSarHar1.11, whole genome shotgun sequence genomic window:
- the CEBPZOS gene encoding protein CEBPZOS, protein MRGGGAAVRYRMAPPNQILATKIFKGILTLELLGIAGAYWLFNKMNTNQDFRHTMSKRFPLVLEAYYKSNEWSGLYGIRERDQEEWLNCKN, encoded by the exons ATGCGCGGCGGTGGCGCGGCTGTGCGATACAG gATGGCTCCCCCAAATCAAATTTTGGCAACAAAGATTTTTAAGGGAATTTTAACCCTTGAACTTCTTGGAATCGCAGGAGCATATTGGCTGTTTAATAAAATGAACACAAATCAag ATTTCAGACATACAATGAGTAAGAGATTTCCCTTAGTCTTAGAAG CTTATTACAAATCTAATGAATGGTCTGGACTCTATGGAATAAGAGAACGTGATCAAGAAGAATGGTTAAACTGCAAAAATTAG